A window of Pusillimonas sp. T7-7 contains these coding sequences:
- a CDS encoding MFS transporter — protein sequence MNAETLSIQAGPADHPRPVLLLLNIGHALDHLFLLIFATAVGAIATEFNFVHWEDLMPYSVGAFFLFGIGSVPSGRLGDLWGRRQMMLVFFFGLGIAALFTAFAQGPWHLAAGLTLIGAFASIYHPVGIPMLVQRTSRPGVAIGVNGLAGNLGVAGAALLTGLLVQHWGWRTAFIVPGIISMACGLAFALVCESQGTAPGRSRKPPKVVLPPKQLAQALVVMTVAAITGSLLFNFTTNGNTQFLTERFDGLINDPASIGMLLALIYALASLTQVVVGHLIDKVSLKRLYLGMVLAQIPWLLLAATASGWWVFIALLGVMVCIFGAIPFTDAMIVRYVDDSMRSRVAGMRLAVSFGVSSLAVWLLGPIVKASSFSSLFLIMAGISICTMAIILLLPSDRLSEP from the coding sequence ATGAATGCCGAAACATTGTCGATACAAGCCGGGCCCGCAGACCATCCCCGGCCCGTGCTCTTGCTGCTCAATATCGGTCATGCACTAGACCATTTATTTCTGTTGATTTTTGCAACGGCGGTGGGCGCCATCGCCACCGAGTTCAATTTTGTCCACTGGGAAGACCTGATGCCTTATAGCGTCGGCGCTTTCTTTTTGTTCGGCATTGGGTCGGTACCATCAGGGCGGCTGGGTGATCTATGGGGGCGCCGGCAGATGATGCTGGTGTTCTTCTTCGGGTTGGGAATTGCTGCACTGTTTACCGCCTTTGCTCAAGGACCCTGGCATCTTGCAGCAGGCTTGACTTTGATAGGTGCTTTTGCATCCATCTACCATCCTGTGGGTATACCGATGCTGGTGCAGCGAACCAGTCGGCCAGGGGTGGCCATAGGCGTCAATGGGCTGGCCGGCAATCTGGGTGTGGCGGGAGCGGCGCTGCTGACGGGACTGCTGGTACAGCACTGGGGTTGGCGCACGGCCTTCATTGTGCCTGGCATTATTTCAATGGCTTGCGGGCTGGCCTTTGCCTTGGTATGCGAGTCCCAGGGCACTGCCCCGGGGCGTAGCCGCAAACCACCCAAAGTCGTGTTGCCGCCTAAGCAACTTGCCCAGGCATTGGTGGTCATGACGGTAGCTGCCATCACTGGCAGTCTGCTTTTCAACTTCACCACCAATGGCAATACTCAGTTCTTGACCGAACGGTTCGATGGCTTGATTAATGATCCCGCTTCCATAGGAATGCTGCTGGCCCTGATTTACGCGCTGGCGTCTTTAACGCAGGTTGTTGTGGGCCATCTTATTGATAAGGTGTCACTCAAGCGTTTGTATTTGGGCATGGTGTTGGCACAGATCCCTTGGCTGCTATTGGCGGCCACCGCCAGCGGCTGGTGGGTGTTCATTGCCTTGCTGGGTGTCATGGTGTGCATTTTTGGGGCCATACCTTTTACTGATGCGATGATCGTCAGGTATGTCGATGACAGCATGCGTTCCCGCGTGGCCGGTATGCGCCTGGCCGTTTCCTTTGGCGTGAGCTCGTTGGCAGTGTGGTTGCTGGGTCCTATCGTCAAGGCATCAAGCTTTTCAAGCTTGTTCCTTATTATGGCGGGAATCTCGATCTGCACGATGGCCATTATTTTGTTGCTGCCGTCAGATCGCCTGTCGGAGCCGTAG
- a CDS encoding hydroxyacid dehydrogenase → MTRLVRLDVWIDPCFDEIIAQDEHITLDVLERSGDQARNWELLSRADIYHISAARDEVPAELQVTAELIQRCPNLKCVSTSGAGYDTVDVDACSAAGILVVNQAGGNAQSVAEHAIALMLALVRRFPESVHALKHSSGFTREDLMGNELNGKVLGLVGLGHIGTRVAKLGNAFGMTVLACDPYIDEQEAITRGAQPVSLDELLAASDIVSLHCPRTQETLNLFDAARFQQMKQGALFVTTARGGIHHEADLCDALLAGHIGGAGLDVWTVEPPPPNHPLLALHNVVATYHTAGVTHEGRRNVAAISAQQILQICRKEVPYRMVNPDIHPHFFANFSA, encoded by the coding sequence ATGACACGCCTGGTTCGCCTGGATGTCTGGATAGACCCCTGCTTTGATGAAATTATTGCGCAGGATGAGCATATAACCTTGGATGTACTGGAGCGCAGTGGAGATCAGGCACGCAATTGGGAATTACTGTCGCGGGCCGATATCTATCATATTTCAGCCGCCCGCGACGAGGTTCCTGCCGAACTGCAGGTGACTGCCGAGCTGATTCAACGGTGCCCCAATCTGAAATGTGTTTCCACCTCGGGAGCAGGCTACGACACGGTTGATGTTGACGCCTGCTCAGCGGCCGGCATTCTGGTAGTCAATCAAGCCGGCGGCAATGCCCAGTCTGTTGCTGAACACGCCATAGCCTTGATGCTGGCTCTGGTGCGGCGGTTTCCGGAATCCGTCCATGCGCTTAAACACAGCAGCGGTTTCACGCGTGAAGACCTTATGGGAAATGAACTCAATGGCAAGGTACTGGGCTTGGTCGGATTGGGCCATATCGGCACCCGTGTGGCAAAGCTGGGCAATGCTTTCGGTATGACGGTACTGGCTTGCGATCCTTATATCGACGAGCAAGAAGCCATTACCCGCGGCGCACAGCCCGTCTCGCTGGACGAGCTGCTGGCTGCCAGCGATATTGTTTCGCTGCACTGTCCTCGCACCCAGGAAACCTTGAATCTGTTCGACGCTGCGCGGTTCCAGCAAATGAAGCAAGGTGCATTGTTTGTGACCACGGCACGTGGCGGCATACACCATGAAGCCGATCTATGTGATGCACTGTTAGCGGGACATATCGGCGGAGCCGGCCTGGATGTATGGACCGTGGAACCGCCCCCACCCAACCATCCCTTGCTGGCTTTGCATAACGTTGTCGCCACCTACCACACGGCCGGCGTCACACATGAAGGACGACGCAACGTGGCTGCAATTTCCGCACAGCAAATTTTGCAGATATGCCGCAAAGAAGTTCCATACCGGATGGTAAATCCGGACATTCACCCCCATTTTTTCGCCAACTTTTCAGCTTGA
- a CDS encoding tripartite tricarboxylate transporter substrate binding protein: MKFKKILARCVQRKLVVLAAAATTIGAMGMPAAHAAYPEHPINMVVSYGPGGGTDLVARALAPYIEKYLGNDARIVVLNRPGAGGEIGFAEIARAKPDGYTIGFLNTPNLLTIPIQRKAQYHWSDFDLLGNLIDDPDSFAFNTTKHDFKSLDDLAKYAKAHPGEVTVGTTGKGSDDHLAMLAFQKAAGVEMLHIPYKGAGPVRTAISGGEITLAAMNIGEVKAYIGGGSPMKSLGVMSAERSEIAPELPTFREQGYDIIMSSLRGIGAPKGLPEDIRSKLAEAVRQATADQEFRKQAAKMFVPLRYLGPDEYKAELEANEALFKQVWKDTPWSD; the protein is encoded by the coding sequence TTGAAATTCAAAAAAATACTTGCGCGCTGCGTACAACGCAAGCTTGTCGTACTGGCGGCAGCCGCCACAACCATCGGCGCCATGGGCATGCCAGCCGCACACGCTGCCTACCCAGAGCACCCAATCAATATGGTTGTATCGTACGGCCCCGGCGGCGGCACCGATTTGGTTGCACGCGCACTGGCGCCATATATCGAAAAATACTTGGGCAACGATGCCCGTATTGTGGTGCTGAACCGCCCAGGCGCCGGCGGCGAGATCGGCTTTGCCGAAATCGCACGCGCCAAGCCCGATGGCTACACGATCGGATTTCTGAACACCCCCAATCTGCTGACGATTCCAATTCAGCGCAAGGCACAATATCACTGGAGCGATTTTGACCTGCTGGGAAATTTGATCGATGACCCCGACAGTTTCGCCTTCAACACCACCAAGCACGACTTCAAGTCACTGGACGATCTGGCCAAGTATGCGAAAGCGCATCCCGGTGAAGTGACGGTTGGCACAACAGGCAAAGGCTCAGACGACCACCTGGCCATGCTCGCCTTCCAGAAAGCGGCCGGCGTCGAGATGCTGCACATTCCCTATAAAGGAGCCGGCCCTGTGCGTACAGCCATATCCGGCGGTGAAATTACCCTCGCAGCCATGAATATTGGCGAAGTAAAAGCCTATATTGGCGGCGGCTCGCCCATGAAGTCTTTGGGAGTGATGAGTGCCGAGCGTTCCGAGATCGCACCTGAACTACCTACATTCAGGGAACAAGGCTACGACATCATCATGTCGTCCCTACGCGGCATCGGTGCTCCCAAAGGCTTGCCTGAAGACATCCGCAGCAAACTGGCAGAAGCGGTACGCCAAGCAACGGCCGACCAGGAATTCCGCAAACAGGCTGCAAAGATGTTCGTTCCTCTGCGCTATCTTGGGCCGGACGAGTACAAAGCCGAATTAGAGGCCAATGAAGCCTTGTTCAAGCAGGTGTGGAAAGATACGCCTTGGTCCGACTAA
- a CDS encoding alpha-hydroxy acid oxidase, producing the protein MDESVPYTKRKLESLLSLDDFEQAARRYLPRVLFAYVSGGVETNASMDQNRAVFEELGFIPRVMRDVSNVDIQVDLWGQTYATPFGIAPMGLSALTAYQGDLVQARAAHRFNVPMIMSGSSLTRLEEVAAVGKHVWFQAYLPGKMDQIEALIARIQAAGYEKLVITVDTPVAANRENNVRAGFTTPLRPSLSLLVDGMTHPSWTLGTFLRTLCHKGMPHFENNYATRGAPIVSRNVLRDFSDRSHLNWSYFERIRQIWPGKLIIKGVLSAPDARTAVGLGADGIIVSNHGGRQLDGSVAPLRVLPQIVRACPEVPVMMDSGIRRGSDAVKALALGARFVFVGRPFNYAAAIGGEAGVLRAMDLLAAELRRNTAMLGLTRLADVDVACLHAVVAGTGLQKYLS; encoded by the coding sequence ATGGATGAAAGCGTGCCATACACAAAAAGAAAACTGGAGAGCCTGCTTAGCCTGGATGATTTTGAACAGGCGGCGCGCCGTTACCTGCCCCGAGTTCTATTTGCCTACGTTTCAGGTGGCGTGGAAACCAACGCATCAATGGACCAGAACCGTGCGGTATTCGAAGAACTGGGGTTCATTCCGCGTGTCATGCGTGATGTCTCCAACGTCGACATTCAGGTTGATTTATGGGGGCAAACATACGCAACACCCTTTGGCATTGCCCCCATGGGCTTAAGCGCACTGACGGCCTATCAAGGAGACTTGGTCCAGGCTAGGGCAGCCCACCGCTTTAATGTGCCCATGATCATGAGCGGCTCGTCGCTGACCCGGCTCGAAGAAGTGGCGGCAGTTGGCAAGCACGTTTGGTTCCAGGCTTACTTGCCAGGCAAGATGGACCAGATCGAAGCATTGATTGCACGCATCCAGGCCGCTGGTTACGAAAAGCTTGTGATTACTGTGGATACACCCGTGGCCGCGAATCGCGAAAACAACGTGCGCGCCGGCTTCACTACGCCCCTACGTCCATCACTAAGCCTGCTTGTAGACGGCATGACACACCCGAGCTGGACGCTGGGTACCTTCCTGCGGACGCTATGTCATAAGGGCATGCCGCACTTCGAAAACAATTACGCCACACGCGGCGCGCCGATCGTATCGCGCAACGTGCTGCGCGACTTCTCTGACCGGTCTCACTTGAACTGGTCATACTTTGAACGCATACGCCAGATATGGCCGGGCAAGCTCATTATCAAAGGCGTGCTGTCGGCCCCCGATGCACGTACTGCGGTGGGCCTTGGCGCCGACGGCATCATCGTATCCAATCACGGTGGTCGGCAGCTCGATGGCTCAGTTGCTCCACTGCGGGTGCTGCCCCAAATTGTTCGCGCATGCCCGGAAGTACCTGTCATGATGGACAGCGGTATCCGGCGTGGCTCCGATGCCGTCAAAGCCCTGGCGCTAGGGGCACGGTTTGTGTTCGTGGGCAGGCCATTCAACTATGCGGCTGCGATAGGAGGCGAAGCGGGTGTGCTGCGCGCCATGGATTTGTTAGCCGCGGAATTACGCCGTAACACTGCAATGCTGGGACTGACTCGACTGGCCGACGTTGATGTCGCATGCCTGCACGCTGTAGTCGCGGGTACGGGGCTGCAGAAATACCTGAGCTAA
- a CDS encoding putative selenate ABC transporter substrate-binding protein: MSNLKRPLAALAGFCLAVAGSFSSAHAATQTLRVSAIPDEAPTELQRKFEPLGKYLQQELNMPVTFRPVADYAGVVEALGAGHIDLAWLGGFTFVQARLRTGNAIPLVQREQDKVFTSTFITADPSIKTHQDLKGKSFAFGSVSSTSGHLMPRYFLLRDDIQPDSFFSRIGFSGAHDATVAWVEAGRVDAGVLNTSVWDKLVEEGKVDTTKVRVYSTTPSYFDYNWTVRGDLDPKLVEAIKTAFLKLDPSNPEHKAILDLQRASRFVETSPENYLGIEEAARSAGLLK; this comes from the coding sequence ATGTCGAACCTCAAACGTCCGCTGGCCGCTCTGGCCGGCTTCTGCCTGGCTGTTGCCGGCAGTTTTTCATCTGCTCATGCCGCAACTCAGACCTTGCGCGTCTCGGCCATTCCCGACGAGGCGCCTACCGAACTGCAGCGCAAATTTGAACCCTTGGGCAAATACTTGCAGCAAGAGCTGAATATGCCGGTCACTTTCCGACCAGTGGCCGATTACGCAGGCGTAGTCGAAGCCCTGGGTGCGGGACACATCGATCTAGCTTGGCTGGGCGGCTTCACTTTTGTTCAGGCACGACTGCGCACTGGCAATGCCATTCCACTGGTACAGCGCGAGCAGGACAAGGTATTCACCAGCACCTTCATCACCGCCGACCCCAGCATCAAAACGCACCAGGACCTGAAGGGCAAAAGCTTTGCCTTCGGTTCGGTGTCCTCCACTTCGGGGCATTTGATGCCGCGCTACTTCCTACTGCGCGACGACATCCAGCCAGATAGTTTTTTCAGCCGTATCGGCTTTTCCGGCGCCCACGATGCCACGGTTGCATGGGTTGAGGCAGGCCGCGTCGATGCGGGCGTGCTGAATACTTCGGTGTGGGACAAGTTGGTTGAAGAAGGCAAAGTCGATACCACCAAGGTACGCGTCTACAGTACAACACCCAGCTACTTTGACTACAACTGGACGGTCCGCGGCGACCTTGATCCCAAACTGGTTGAAGCCATCAAGACGGCCTTCCTTAAACTGGATCCATCCAACCCGGAACACAAGGCTATTCTTGATCTGCAACGCGCCTCGCGTTTCGTCGAGACCAGCCCTGAGAACTACCTTGGCATTGAAGAAGCAGCCCGGTCCGCCGGCTTGTTGAAGTGA
- a CDS encoding MFS transporter translates to MAAPGWLVPVAAICILQTTTSFLARLIPIIAPAVSNDFGWSGSSIGYLTAIHSLGGLAMLVAGSTLLKQIGGMRTMQLTLLLGTASMMLFLQPSIVIALAACFVMGLSLGAATPAGSEVLQRFSPPNMRNLIFSIKQSGVPLGGIIAGLAIPTMVVLAGWRVALFACALLVLLPTILTWRLSAKLDKTSSSDHRHFTLPNVQSLRALRKPLQSLGHNPGLLKMSIVGSLFAISQSCWFTFTVIYLIDRLNYSLGLAGIVFAVMQMGGVIGRITLGWLSDYSHSATTSLSMAAILSATTTVLLGLSNPAWPLWSVILLAFIAGGSVAGWNGVQIAEIARRAPPDLISETAAGSSVLIGLVNMLIPAAFAAFVALSDRYDIAFGLAGACTLLVLVFLPRDKQAMQ, encoded by the coding sequence ATGGCAGCACCAGGCTGGCTCGTACCCGTAGCGGCAATTTGCATCCTGCAAACCACGACATCATTCCTGGCACGGCTCATCCCCATCATTGCTCCGGCCGTATCCAATGATTTCGGATGGAGCGGAAGCTCCATCGGCTATCTGACCGCCATCCATTCGCTGGGCGGGCTTGCCATGCTGGTTGCAGGCTCGACCCTGCTCAAGCAGATAGGCGGCATGCGCACCATGCAACTCACATTGCTACTCGGTACCGCCAGCATGATGCTCTTTCTGCAACCCAGCATCGTGATCGCGCTGGCTGCATGCTTCGTCATGGGACTGAGCCTTGGGGCCGCAACCCCCGCCGGCAGCGAAGTCCTGCAACGATTCTCGCCGCCCAATATGCGCAATCTGATATTTTCCATCAAGCAGTCTGGCGTCCCCCTGGGCGGCATCATCGCGGGGCTGGCCATTCCCACCATGGTCGTTTTAGCGGGATGGCGTGTTGCCTTGTTCGCCTGTGCACTCCTGGTTCTGTTGCCCACCATACTGACCTGGCGCTTGAGCGCCAAGCTGGATAAAACATCCTCTTCGGACCACAGGCATTTCACGCTACCCAATGTGCAGTCACTGCGCGCCCTGCGCAAACCCTTGCAATCCCTGGGGCACAATCCCGGCCTGCTCAAGATGTCCATAGTCGGCAGCCTGTTTGCCATTTCCCAAAGCTGCTGGTTCACCTTTACCGTTATCTACCTAATCGACCGACTGAATTATTCGCTTGGACTGGCAGGCATCGTATTCGCCGTCATGCAGATGGGCGGCGTGATAGGCCGTATCACATTGGGCTGGCTTTCCGATTACAGCCACTCAGCCACCACATCGTTATCCATGGCAGCAATTCTATCCGCGACCACAACAGTGCTTCTGGGCTTGAGCAATCCAGCCTGGCCCTTGTGGTCTGTGATTTTGCTGGCCTTTATCGCAGGAGGCTCTGTGGCAGGCTGGAACGGCGTGCAAATTGCTGAAATCGCACGGCGCGCGCCTCCTGACCTGATCTCTGAAACCGCGGCTGGGTCCAGCGTTCTGATCGGCCTGGTCAATATGCTGATACCCGCTGCATTCGCTGCCTTTGTCGCACTCAGTGACCGCTACGATATCGCCTTTGGCCTGGCCGGCGCCTGCACCTTGCTGGTGCTGGTTTTCCTGCCGCGTGACAAGCAGGCGATGCAATAA
- a CDS encoding alanine racemase, with protein MSAILRVETIMQLNELETPALVLDSVIMEQNIKRLRDRLSRFDVVLRPHLKTNKSADVSRRIGGPETPITVSTLKEAEYFLEHGWHDILYAVGIAKNKFAHVVRLMQKGARLTVVLDNTESARALAQFCREQTLTIPVLIEIDTDGHRSGVPPEASLLLEIADLLGRSEAEGGAWLAGVMTHAGASYACTSADQIEAMAEQERAGAVHAAQRLRSAGFAAPVVSVGSTPTAHFARSLEGVTEVRAGVYVFFDLVMSGLGVCAESDIALAVLCSVIGHQKEKGWIITDAGWMAMSRDQGTAKQSVDQGYGVVCDIDGNPIPDLIMVDANQEHGIICHRHDHALTPMLPVGTLLRVLPNHACATAAQHGSYMVVAGTQDIKANWPRFSGW; from the coding sequence ATGAGCGCCATCTTGCGAGTCGAGACGATCATGCAACTGAACGAACTGGAAACACCTGCACTTGTACTCGACTCGGTGATCATGGAGCAGAACATCAAACGTCTGCGTGATCGCTTAAGCCGCTTCGATGTGGTGCTCAGGCCACATCTCAAAACCAACAAATCAGCAGATGTCAGTCGAAGAATTGGCGGGCCCGAAACACCTATTACGGTCTCGACCCTGAAAGAAGCCGAGTATTTTCTGGAACATGGCTGGCACGACATTCTTTATGCGGTAGGCATTGCAAAAAACAAGTTTGCGCATGTTGTCCGCCTTATGCAAAAGGGTGCGCGGTTGACTGTGGTGCTGGACAATACCGAGTCGGCCCGCGCACTGGCGCAGTTCTGCCGTGAGCAAACACTTACGATTCCCGTCCTGATAGAAATTGATACCGACGGCCATCGCTCAGGGGTCCCGCCGGAAGCGTCTCTTCTGCTCGAGATCGCTGATTTGCTGGGCCGCTCTGAAGCTGAGGGTGGCGCCTGGCTGGCAGGAGTCATGACACATGCGGGCGCATCGTACGCATGTACCAGCGCCGACCAGATTGAAGCAATGGCCGAGCAGGAGCGGGCGGGGGCGGTGCACGCCGCGCAAAGGCTGCGCTCGGCGGGTTTTGCCGCGCCTGTGGTCAGTGTCGGCAGCACGCCAACAGCGCATTTTGCGCGCTCGCTTGAAGGCGTAACCGAAGTCCGCGCGGGTGTTTATGTGTTTTTCGATTTGGTCATGAGCGGGCTGGGCGTATGCGCAGAGTCGGACATTGCACTTGCTGTGCTCTGTTCCGTCATCGGACACCAGAAGGAAAAGGGCTGGATCATTACCGACGCTGGCTGGATGGCGATGTCGCGTGACCAGGGTACGGCCAAGCAAAGCGTTGATCAAGGCTACGGTGTTGTCTGTGATATTGATGGGAATCCAATTCCTGATCTGATCATGGTTGATGCAAACCAAGAGCACGGTATTATTTGCCATCGACATGATCATGCGCTGACGCCTATGCTGCCAGTAGGTACGCTGCTTAGAGTCCTGCCCAATCATGCTTGTGCTACGGCAGCACAGCACGGCAGTTATATGGTGGTGGCGGGAACGCAGGACATCAAGGCCAACTGGCCGCGCTTTAGCGGTTGGTAA